In Brienomyrus brachyistius isolate T26 chromosome 3, BBRACH_0.4, whole genome shotgun sequence, the following proteins share a genomic window:
- the LOC125738057 gene encoding uncharacterized protein LOC125738057, whose product MALTLAALRDVLPVPDLPVLPTSDMPVLPILPDPELPSKAPAAAVPPAGPELAVPAAPPAGPESAVPAAAAPPELPAVAAALPAAPAKVPVPPTPASPPKVPVPPPPLPVPAPPKAPLPPPVPAPPKVPLPPPPALPAPEVPAPMTLVPGPEDVPDCPTTTPFQLGVEELSWDPLGFF is encoded by the coding sequence ATGGCGCTGACCCTAGCGGCTCTGAGGGATGTCCTGCCCGTGCCagatctgcctgtcctgccgACGTCTGACATGCCTGTCCTGCCCATCCTGCCCGATCCTGAGCTGCCCAGCAAGGCTCCGGCTGCTgcggtgccccctgctggtcctgaGTTGGCGGTTcctgcagcgccccctgctggtcctgaGTCGGCGGTTCCTGCGGCTGCTGCACCACCCGAGCTCCCTGCCGTGGCTGCAGCACTGCCTGCTGCTCCGGCCAAGGTCCCGGTGCCGCCCACGCCTGCTTCTCCGCCCAAGGTCCCGGTGCCACCTCCACCTCTGCCGGTCCCTGCTCCGCCcaaggcccctctgcctccgcctgtccctgctccgcccaaggtccctctgcctccgcctccTGCTCTGCCTGCGCCTGAAGTCCCTGCTCCCATGACCCTAGTCCCTGGCCCCGAGGACGTCCCAGACTGCCCAACCACTACTCCTTTCCAATTGGGGGTGGAGGAGCTTTCATGGGACCCCTTGGGATTTTTCTAA